From the genome of Geminocystis herdmanii PCC 6308, one region includes:
- a CDS encoding dual OB domain-containing protein, with product MKIICLANSYKHHGRCIAGININSGEWIRPVSSLEDGKLPIDDSYLKVDRIWLLDIIDIPIDRSQKLGYEVENYGYYHLPWQITDKAKVIDLLSYCEDTLLYPEFDRAIPYEYLRQQSPLRTLQLIEVKSLWCYKDERNKGKGRILDEKYNIASIEISVTDPLILKKLDYQESYTCHGLICLSLSQPWQKSPQDELMCYRLIAGIIELPSQLEKILTQMERVGWSQSQGRKYLRENFDKESRYQLTLIEAQQFLTYLENLSISR from the coding sequence ATGAAAATAATCTGTTTAGCTAATTCTTACAAACATCACGGCAGATGTATCGCTGGTATTAACATTAATTCGGGAGAATGGATACGCCCTGTATCTAGCTTGGAAGATGGTAAATTACCCATTGACGATAGTTATCTTAAAGTCGATCGAATCTGGCTTTTAGATATTATAGACATACCCATCGATCGAAGTCAAAAATTAGGTTATGAAGTGGAAAACTATGGTTATTATCATCTGCCTTGGCAAATAACCGATAAAGCGAAAGTTATTGATTTGTTATCATACTGTGAAGATACCTTATTATATCCTGAGTTCGATCGAGCTATTCCCTATGAGTATTTAAGACAACAATCACCTTTGCGCACATTACAACTAATAGAAGTCAAATCCTTATGGTGTTATAAAGACGAAAGGAATAAAGGAAAAGGGCGTATTTTAGACGAAAAATATAATATTGCCTCTATAGAAATTAGTGTAACAGATCCTTTAATCTTGAAAAAATTAGATTATCAAGAATCCTATACTTGTCATGGGTTGATATGTCTAAGTTTAAGTCAACCTTGGCAAAAATCTCCCCAAGATGAATTAATGTGTTATCGATTAATCGCAGGAATTATCGAATTACCCTCACAATTAGAAAAGATTTTAACTCAAATGGAGAGAGTAGGATGGAGTCAATCTCAAGGAAGAAAATATTTAAGAGAAAATTTTGATAAAGAATCTCGTTATCAACTCACTTTAATAGAAGCGCAACAATTTCTTACTTATCTTGAAAATCTTTCTATCTCAAGGTAA
- a CDS encoding HindVP family restriction endonuclease, which produces MNQIKPSLFGIRKSNRDFTLKETWGKNQFNSSFPISLSCYLDSKNIDAINLCIQEKKFCQSTIAISEIFGLKPTDNDIYYAFESTYTPYQKYIIGSLPRIDLVIQKESDGQCLSALEIKLTALPDNVTCNLQEEYYGSEIVVRPDTIVYLACSIISSLNGELGDIIPDIVIDDWSQEKLILSKIDQIIDCIEQISYQLAENQQSFLIQPIWKTRGKSPSLAENCLDVFVWSNAGFTYFISTIANREITANSINRQTRTAIWLYKMLQDFKNHRKFNHKKIIDNLSYNTKNDKAFASSGNITNKYMMCDRLTKPIIKKDEIKNIILGGSQNLLSPERRFDAIVFNSPDLFR; this is translated from the coding sequence ATGAATCAAATAAAACCTAGTCTATTCGGTATTAGAAAATCAAATCGAGATTTTACATTAAAAGAAACTTGGGGAAAAAATCAGTTTAATTCTTCATTTCCTATCTCGTTGTCTTGCTATTTAGACTCAAAAAATATTGATGCTATTAATCTTTGTATTCAAGAGAAAAAATTTTGTCAATCGACCATCGCAATTAGTGAAATTTTTGGACTAAAACCTACTGATAATGACATTTATTATGCCTTTGAATCGACTTATACACCCTATCAAAAATATATAATCGGTTCACTGCCAAGAATTGATTTAGTTATACAAAAAGAAAGTGATGGACAATGTTTATCCGCTTTAGAAATTAAACTAACGGCTTTACCTGATAATGTGACCTGTAATTTGCAAGAAGAATATTATGGTAGTGAAATAGTTGTTAGACCTGATACGATCGTTTATTTAGCTTGTAGTATTATTTCGAGTTTGAATGGAGAATTAGGGGACATCATTCCTGACATCGTAATTGATGATTGGTCACAAGAAAAATTAATTTTAAGCAAAATTGATCAAATTATTGACTGTATAGAACAAATATCCTATCAATTAGCGGAAAATCAGCAATCTTTTTTGATTCAACCAATTTGGAAAACTAGAGGTAAATCACCAAGTCTTGCAGAAAATTGTCTTGATGTCTTTGTCTGGAGTAATGCAGGATTTACTTATTTTATTTCTACGATCGCCAATAGGGAAATTACAGCGAATAGTATCAATCGTCAGACGAGAACGGCAATTTGGTTATATAAAATGCTACAAGATTTTAAAAATCATCGAAAATTTAATCACAAAAAAATTATTGATAATTTATCTTACAACACAAAAAATGATAAAGCCTTTGCTTCCTCTGGGAATATAACTAATAAATATATGATGTGCGATCGTCTAACTAAACCGATTATTAAGAAAGATGAAATTAAAAATATAATACTAGGAGGAAGTCAAAACCTTTTAAGTCCCGAAAGACGTTTTGATGCTATTGTATTCAATTCACCAGATTTGTTTAGATGA
- a CDS encoding DNA cytosine methyltransferase, which yields MMKCIDLFAGCGGFSLGFQQAGFEILGAFDNWKPAIEIYQANFSHPIFEQDLSNENEVFKTIQKFSPDIIIGGPPCQDFSSAGKRDITLGRANLTYHFANIISKIKPQWFVMENVTQIRKTHILKDIIEQFITQKYGLSSVILNASFCGVPQARTRFFLIGHLGDKHNQLNTIFQENLFTKPMTVKDYLGDSIEIEYYYRHPRNYSRRGIFSVNEPSPTIRGVNRPIPKGYKLNHCDPQNIDLDKIRPLTTLERSYIQTFPENFNFFGTKTNLEQIIGNAVPVKLAKFVAETIKDYLKYGNNQSLPIFDFFNIPSTNMNSFELPSKILF from the coding sequence ATGATGAAATGTATTGATCTTTTTGCAGGTTGTGGCGGTTTTTCTTTAGGATTTCAACAAGCTGGGTTTGAAATATTGGGAGCATTTGATAACTGGAAACCTGCCATAGAAATATATCAGGCAAACTTTAGTCATCCTATTTTTGAACAAGACTTGAGCAATGAAAATGAGGTATTTAAAACAATTCAAAAATTTTCTCCTGATATTATTATCGGAGGACCTCCTTGTCAAGATTTTTCCAGTGCAGGAAAACGAGATATTACTCTAGGTCGTGCTAATTTAACCTATCATTTTGCGAATATAATTTCTAAGATAAAACCTCAATGGTTTGTCATGGAAAACGTGACTCAAATTAGAAAAACTCATATTTTAAAAGATATTATTGAACAGTTTATCACGCAAAAATATGGACTTTCATCTGTTATTTTAAATGCGTCTTTTTGCGGAGTACCTCAAGCTAGAACAAGATTTTTTTTAATAGGTCATTTAGGAGATAAACATAATCAACTTAACACTATTTTTCAAGAAAATTTATTCACAAAACCCATGACAGTGAAAGATTATTTAGGAGATTCGATCGAGATAGAATATTATTATCGTCATCCAAGAAATTATAGTAGAAGAGGAATATTTTCAGTAAATGAACCTAGTCCGACTATTAGAGGCGTAAATCGACCGATTCCAAAAGGTTACAAATTAAATCATTGTGATCCCCAAAATATTGATTTAGATAAAATTAGACCTCTCACAACTTTAGAACGTAGTTATATTCAAACTTTCCCTGAAAATTTTAATTTTTTTGGCACAAAGACTAATTTAGAACAAATTATAGGTAATGCTGTTCCTGTTAAACTTGCAAAATTTGTGGCTGAAACAATTAAAGATTATTTAAAATATGGTAATAATCAATCATTACCTATATTTGATTTTTTTAATATTCCTTCAACTAATATGAATAGTTTTGAGTTACCTAGTAAAATCTTATTTTAA
- a CDS encoding DUF488 domain-containing protein: MIKLFTIGFTRKSAEKFFEGLQKAGVKKIIDTRLNNTSQLSGFAKQSDLQYFLKKIAHIDYEHKLSLAPTKDILDSYKKKAMAWDEYSRHYLDLIAQRQVETTLKEEDLDNCCFLCSEDKPHNCHRRLAAEYLQSQCQDIEIIHL, encoded by the coding sequence ATGATTAAATTATTTACCATCGGTTTTACTCGTAAATCAGCCGAAAAATTTTTTGAAGGATTGCAAAAAGCAGGAGTCAAAAAAATTATTGATACCCGTCTGAATAATACCTCTCAATTGTCAGGATTTGCGAAACAGTCAGATTTACAGTATTTCTTGAAAAAAATTGCTCATATTGATTATGAACATAAATTATCTTTAGCACCCACAAAAGATATACTAGACTCTTATAAAAAGAAGGCTATGGCATGGGATGAATATTCTCGTCATTATTTAGATTTAATTGCACAAAGACAGGTAGAAACAACTTTAAAAGAGGAAGATTTAGATAATTGTTGTTTTTTATGCAGTGAAGATAAGCCTCATAATTGTCATCGGCGTTTAGCGGCGGAGTATCTACAGTCACAATGTCAAGATATTGAGATAATTCATTTATAA
- the smc gene encoding chromosome segregation protein SMC: MVFVKRVELSRFKSFGGSNAVPFLPGFTVISGPNGSGKSNILDALLFCLGLASSKGMRAERLPDLINNSQNNTGKVMETVVSVTFDLENLDSLSNNLLEETQVNQTNKQLEKSENFYTENEADNFLDNEENKQEVKINLESLSELKVTRRLRVTKGGSYASTFYLNDSPCTANELHEQLNRLRIYPEGYNVVLQGDVTRIITMNAKERRGIIDELAGVAEFDRKIEQTKTTLEAVREREEKCHIIQDELIENSAKLKQDSEKASKYQKLKAQIHEKKQWEIVINWRYLQQQKEEIKKTLLDLETKQTQKTENLSKIDSKIITANEELKAFNEEVKALGEEEQINVASKLASDKAKREQLLKRQQELTKLDNDLVTKHREIEQKVKSYQQQLTNLTTEIEQLETNLLPQLEREKTVLKNELDTYKEEAKQIASKSQAWVAQQTALNQEITTIQKQLNPQLTQQALLTERCSKLQVTIKNENEQLAKYEQDINKKLEQVPTLQKEIEDSASNIQVLAEKLAKVDAEIVLNQDTVNRLQVEQREKQRQLDKLEATKQAQQEAQGTYASKIILNSDLPGVCGLVAQLGEVDSRYQLALEISAGSRLGFIVVEDDTIASMGIKLLKQQKAGRATFLPLNKIQSPRLNIPREVAQARGFIDLAVNLVKFDAQYQGIFAYVFGNTIVFEDLDSARRLMGQGRIVTLDGELLESSGAMTGGSVSSRSSLRFGRVSATESKDFGELRRRISEIEDIIIQCTNKISEKRHLVKGWSEELNQERQNRQKKLLLLEQCQQEISRLEQDKEKIIGSNANNYQELVKGKQELTNIEQNLPLLQTQLNQKQEELKELESSYDNQEWQNLQQIISQQELLLEDRQSMLNKSQQNLDKLVNNHRDLQEKITEAENNITSLLTQQKEIKQEETILTQDLSSIELEITNYETLFQELAHKLEDIKQRRNKQESLVKQLENEQQQLKWSIEKIVLQHQEGQTKLNELTLQIDEISQELPNPLPEIPWLVNNAESGDINNKITFDSLQDHLEQIKQEIRKGEKKLEALEPVNMLALEQYEKNQERLEELSGKLATLEGERTELLLRVENFTTLRLRAFKESFTAVNENFKTIFATLSDGDGYLKLEDENNPFNGGLTLVAHPKGKPVQRLSSMSGGEKSLTALSFIFALQRYRPSPFYAFDEVDMFLDGANVEKLSKMIQQQAKSAQFIVVSLRRPMIEAAQRTIGVTQAKGAYTQVLGIKLS, from the coding sequence ATGGTATTTGTTAAGCGTGTAGAGTTATCCCGTTTTAAATCTTTTGGAGGTAGTAATGCCGTTCCTTTTTTGCCCGGATTTACTGTGATTTCAGGTCCAAATGGTTCAGGTAAATCTAACATATTGGATGCTTTATTATTCTGTTTAGGGTTAGCTAGTTCAAAAGGCATGAGGGCGGAAAGACTACCCGATTTGATTAATAATAGTCAAAATAACACTGGAAAAGTGATGGAAACTGTTGTTTCTGTTACTTTTGATTTAGAAAATTTAGATAGTTTAAGTAATAATTTATTAGAAGAAACTCAGGTTAATCAAACTAATAAACAATTAGAAAAATCAGAAAATTTTTATACTGAAAATGAAGCGGATAATTTCTTAGATAATGAGGAAAATAAACAAGAAGTAAAAATTAATTTAGAATCCCTCTCAGAGTTAAAAGTCACTAGACGTTTAAGAGTCACAAAAGGCGGTAGTTATGCCTCTACTTTTTATCTTAATGATAGCCCGTGTACTGCTAATGAACTCCATGAACAATTAAACCGTCTGCGTATTTATCCTGAAGGTTATAACGTGGTTTTGCAAGGAGATGTGACTCGTATTATTACTATGAATGCTAAGGAAAGACGAGGAATTATTGATGAGTTAGCAGGTGTTGCAGAATTCGATCGAAAAATTGAGCAAACCAAGACGACTCTGGAGGCGGTGAGGGAGAGAGAGGAGAAATGTCATATCATCCAAGATGAGTTGATAGAAAATAGTGCTAAGTTGAAACAGGATTCTGAGAAAGCGAGTAAATATCAAAAACTTAAGGCACAAATTCACGAGAAAAAACAATGGGAAATCGTGATTAATTGGCGTTATTTACAACAACAAAAAGAGGAGATAAAAAAGACATTATTAGACTTAGAAACTAAACAAACTCAAAAGACAGAAAACTTGAGTAAAATTGACAGTAAAATTATCACGGCTAATGAAGAATTAAAGGCATTCAATGAGGAAGTAAAAGCCTTAGGAGAAGAAGAACAAATTAATGTTGCCTCTAAGTTAGCTAGTGATAAGGCAAAACGAGAACAACTTTTAAAACGACAACAGGAATTGACTAAGTTAGATAATGACTTAGTTACTAAACACCGTGAAATTGAGCAAAAAGTTAAGAGTTATCAGCAACAGTTAACAAATTTAACCACAGAAATTGAGCAATTAGAAACTAACCTTCTTCCTCAGTTAGAAAGAGAAAAAACTGTCCTCAAAAATGAATTAGATACTTATAAAGAAGAAGCAAAACAAATTGCTTCTAAGTCTCAAGCATGGGTTGCACAACAAACCGCATTAAATCAAGAAATTACCACTATTCAAAAACAGTTAAATCCTCAGTTAACTCAACAGGCTTTGTTAACGGAAAGATGTAGTAAGTTACAGGTAACGATTAAAAATGAAAATGAGCAATTAGCAAAGTATGAGCAAGATATTAATAAAAAACTTGAGCAAGTACCCACTTTACAAAAAGAAATAGAGGACTCCGCATCGAACATACAAGTATTAGCGGAGAAACTCGCAAAAGTTGACGCAGAAATTGTCTTAAACCAAGATACAGTAAATCGTTTACAGGTTGAGCAAAGGGAGAAGCAACGGCAGTTAGACAAATTGGAGGCAACGAAACAAGCACAACAGGAGGCGCAGGGTACTTATGCCAGTAAGATTATCTTAAATTCTGACTTGCCGGGGGTATGTGGTTTGGTGGCGCAGTTGGGGGAGGTGGATTCCCGTTATCAATTAGCGTTGGAAATTTCCGCAGGAAGTCGCTTGGGGTTTATCGTGGTGGAAGATGACACCATTGCTTCTATGGGCATTAAATTACTCAAGCAACAAAAAGCAGGAAGGGCGACTTTTTTGCCCTTGAATAAAATACAGTCACCCCGTCTCAATATTCCGAGAGAGGTTGCCCAAGCTAGGGGGTTTATCGATTTAGCTGTCAATTTGGTTAAGTTTGATGCTCAATATCAAGGAATTTTTGCTTACGTTTTTGGCAATACGATCGTGTTTGAAGATTTAGACAGCGCTCGGCGGTTAATGGGACAAGGGCGCATTGTCACTTTAGATGGTGAGTTGTTGGAATCTAGTGGAGCAATGACGGGAGGTAGTGTTTCCTCTCGATCGAGCCTGAGATTTGGTAGGGTTTCGGCTACGGAAAGTAAGGACTTTGGGGAGTTAAGACGGCGGATAAGTGAAATTGAAGACATAATTATCCAGTGTACAAATAAAATATCAGAAAAAAGGCACTTAGTCAAGGGGTGGTCAGAAGAATTAAATCAAGAAAGACAAAATAGACAGAAAAAACTGCTACTTTTAGAACAATGTCAACAGGAAATTAGCCGTTTAGAACAAGATAAAGAAAAAATTATTGGTAGTAATGCTAATAATTATCAGGAGTTAGTTAAGGGTAAACAAGAGTTAACAAATATTGAACAAAATTTGCCTTTATTACAGACTCAATTAAACCAAAAACAAGAGGAATTAAAAGAGTTAGAATCTAGCTATGATAATCAGGAATGGCAAAATTTACAGCAGATTATTAGTCAGCAGGAGTTGTTATTAGAAGATAGGCAATCGATGTTAAATAAAAGTCAACAAAATTTAGATAAATTAGTCAATAATCATAGAGATTTGCAGGAAAAAATTACGGAAGCAGAAAATAATATCACTTCTTTATTGACTCAACAAAAGGAGATTAAACAGGAAGAAACTATCCTTACCCAAGACTTGAGTTCGATCGAGCTGGAAATCACTAACTATGAAACTCTTTTCCAAGAATTAGCTCATAAATTAGAGGACATTAAACAGAGAAGAAATAAACAAGAAAGCCTTGTTAAACAGTTAGAAAATGAACAACAACAACTAAAATGGTCGATCGAAAAAATAGTTTTACAACACCAAGAAGGGCAAACAAAATTAAATGAGTTAACCTTGCAAATAGATGAGATAAGCCAAGAGTTACCTAATCCTTTACCCGAAATTCCTTGGTTAGTTAATAATGCAGAAAGTGGTGATATTAATAATAAAATTACCTTCGATAGTTTGCAAGATCACCTAGAACAAATTAAACAGGAAATTCGCAAAGGAGAGAAAAAATTAGAAGCCCTTGAACCTGTTAATATGTTAGCTTTAGAACAGTATGAAAAAAATCAGGAAAGACTAGAGGAATTATCAGGAAAATTAGCAACTTTAGAGGGTGAAAGAACTGAATTATTATTAAGGGTAGAGAATTTTACTACCCTAAGATTAAGGGCTTTTAAAGAATCTTTTACTGCTGTTAATGAAAACTTTAAAACGATTTTTGCTACCCTTTCCGATGGGGATGGTTACTTAAAATTAGAAGATGAAAATAACCCTTTCAATGGTGGTTTAACTTTAGTTGCTCACCCGAAAGGAAAACCTGTACAAAGGTTAAGCTCTATGTCTGGAGGAGAAAAATCTTTAACCGCCCTTAGCTTTATTTTCGCTTTACAAAGATACCGCCCTTCTCCTTTTTATGCCTTCGATGAGGTGGATATGTTTTTAGATGGTGCTAATGTGGAAAAACTCTCAAAAATGATTCAGCAACAGGCAAAATCTGCTCAATTTATCGTGGTTAGTTTAAGAAGACCGATGATCGAAGCCGCCCAACGCACGATCGGGGTTACTCAGGCTAAGGGGGCTTATACTCAGGTATTGGGTATCAAACTTAGTTGA